In the Thermogemmata fonticola genome, GATGCCCCGAACTACATGGAGGCCGTCTCGTTGGGTCGCAAAGGAGCGCACTCTCCTCCGGTGACATGTCGGGGGGACAGGGACAGACGCAGTTTTCAATCGGGTCCTCGGCGTAGGCGGGGCGGGTGGCCAGCGCCGCCATGAGCATGGGTGGAATTCGCGCTGCCGCCGCTGCCCGGTTGCGCGCCAGTGGAGAATCGAGGTAAGAACTGACAGATGGGTGTCCTTCCAGAAGCCTTTTTCGGTGTGGGAGCGGGATGATTTCAGCCATCGAATTTGGGCGATTACCAGCGGCTTTCGGCGATCCCGCTGTCCGCCCGGTAGTCGAGATGGTATTGGGCGATTTCCACCGCGAGGCGTTCGAGAAAGGCCTTGCGGAAGGCACCCACGGGAATGGAGGTGGCATCGCGGAAGCCGGTGCGGGGGAAGGCGAAGGGGTGGACGTAATGTTCCGGCGCCCCGCCGCTGTGCACATCGTAGAGGAAGACATGGACCTCCGCTCGGCCTTCATACAACTGATTCTGGCTTCCGGGTTGGAACAAGCTCATTTTCATCAGATGGATGTCCAGCACGTAGTCAGCTCCCAGGGCTTTGCCCCAGGCCAGGGGACTCATACCGTTTTTCCAGTTGGGATTTTTACGTTTGAATTCGTTGACCTTTGCAGGAGGGACGACTTCCAAGTTCTTTTTGTTTTCCTTGGCCATTTCGGGCATCTTTTTGGCCAATTCCGAAGCGAGGACATCTTCCGCACCGGCGAACTCGTAGCCCAGTCCGACCCCTGGATTGACGAAGATGGCGACAACGACTTTGTCCCGCTTAGGTCCCTCCTTGGGGAACAAGGGGTAGCGGGCGGCCACGGGAACATCCCGGTGGGTGAGGAAGGCGATTGTGGCCAGCGGATTACAGCCGAGAGCGATGATTCCCAGCCAAGTGGTCCACACGCAGCGGCGGAGCCAGCGATATGTCCGGTTCATCCGTGATCCCCCTGTGAAGTCCATTTCCCCCAGATTTTCCGATGGATTCCGCGAACGGCGAGGCGAGGGCGTAAGTAGGCCTGGACAGCGTTGGAGCCTCGGGCCGGAGGAGTGCTGTCGCCTGTTGGTCTTCGGCTTGGTCGGTGGGATCGCTCTTGGTCATCAGGAGCAGGCCAAACCAGCGGCCCAGCATCAGAATGAGCAGCAGAGTGACGGCCAGAGTCAGAAGGTAGTCGCCATAACCGGGACGGATGCCAAGGAGTCGGCCGCGCAGGGCGCTCAGGAGCGACCAAGGGAGAGCGACCACGGCGGCGGCCGCCAGCAGGGTGCCGACCCAATTGGCTTGTAGAGAAGCCCGTAGATCCCCGCGGATGAATAGGGCAAAACTGGTGGTCATGCCACAGGATGGGCAGGGTTTGCCGGTCATCATCACGAAGTTGCAAGGGGGAAGACCCAATTGGCGGTGGGTAGCGAGGCGGCGGGGGGTGCCATCGGGATTGTACGGATTGAGCCAGGCGGCCACGGCAAAGACAGCGATCAGGATGAGGGCAATCAGCAGCAAGGCGGCGCGCACAGTCCACGTGGTCCGCGCCGGCAAATGCGCCGGTCGGCTTCGGAGCGGGAGGGCGCGGCTGGGTCCTGGCCGTTGGGCCGGCGGACTCGCTGGCGGATCGACTACGATCGCGATCACCACATCGTCTTCCTGGGCGGGTTTTACCCCTGGGCGAGGCATTTCCGCGGACACATACCCTCCGGGCCTGAGCCATGCAAGAGGAAAAGTGCCCCGCCGGCGTCCTCCTGCTTTCTTGGAGTTTTGCGGCGGCTGCACTCCCCAAGCCATTGTAATCGCTACCCTTCCTTTGCCAAACAGAGGCTGGAACAATAATGAGGAAGCGAATGCCCGGCAGCGACAGGCAGAATGAGACGAAGCGAAAAGATGGGCACCGGCAGAAGCGAGGTCCAGAGGGGACCAGGAGAAACCAGAGCGGACAGCGACACGGTGACGGGTGAGCAACCAGGCGGCCAAAGCATGACAGCAGAACAACTGCTGGAAGAAGTGGTGGGGCGGTTCCTGGCCAGCTACAGCGGTCCGGGAGTGGTGGGAGTCTCCGGCGGGGCCGATAGCGTGGCCTTGTTGCGCGCGCTAGTGGCGGCGGGCCGGTCCGTAACGGCGGCCCATGTCCATCACGGCTTGCGCGGGGCTGAGGCCGACGCGGATGAAGAGTTTGTGCGAGGATTATGCCAGCGGTTGGGAGTGAGATACGAAGGCCGGCGGGTGGAGGTATCGGCCTGGGGTCGGAATGTGGAGGCGGCAGGGCGGCGGGCGCGGTATGCCTTTTTTGCCGAAGTAGCTCAGCGAACCGGGGCACAATGGGTTGCTGTAGCCCACACAGCGGACGATCAAGCGGAAACCATCCTGCACCGCCTGATTCGGGGAACAGGCCTCAGCGGGTTGCGCGGGATGGCCGCGGAGCGAGCGCTGGCCCTGCCGGGCGGAGGGACCGTACCCCTGGTGCGGCCTTTGTTGACCGTTCGCCGCCAACAGGTGCGGGAGTATTTGCGGCACTTGGGGCAGGAGTACCGGGAAGATTCCAGCAATCGGAATCTGGCTTACACGCGCAACCGCATCCGGCATGAGGTCATGCCGCTCTTGGAATCGTTCAATCCCCGTGTGGTGGAAGCCTTGTGCCGGTTGGGGGAACAGGCGGCGGAAGCGGACGAGGTGCTAGCCCGTTTGAGTCAGGACTTGCTCACCCACGCGGAACGGCCGCGGGCTGGGGACAAGGTGGTGCTGGATGCCGAGGTCTTGCAGAGTGCGCCGCCGCTCATTCAGCGCGGGGCGTTGCGGAGTCTGTGGCAGCGGGAAGGCTGGCCATTGGAGGATATGGACTATACCGCCTGGCATAAAGTGACGGAACTGTGCAATCGTAGCGAGGGAGCCTGGGATTTTCCCGCGGGGGTACATCTCCGCCGCCACGGACGGGTGGTTCTCCTGTGGCGGGAGAGCTAAATCAAATCTTATGGCGAGATAGCTAGATCAAACCCTAGCAGCGGCGAGCCTGCCCTGTTCGGAGGATGCGGGCCTTTCCGTGTCTATTGCGTGCTTATTCCGTGCCTCAGAGGTGGTCAGCGTATGTTCCGCGCGATACGCCGGGCTTTGCTCAGTGTGACGGACAAAACAGGATTGGTGGAACTGGCGAGGGAATTGCAGCAGAACTACGGCGTGGAGTTATGGGGAAGCGGCGGCACACGGCGGCATCTGGAAGGGGCGGGCATTGCCATCCGCGACCTCGCATCTCTCACCGGATTCCCGGAAATCCTCGATGGCCGAGTCAAGACGCTCCACCCGGCCATCTACGCCGGTTTGCTCGCCCGGAGAGACAAACCGGAGCATCTGGCCGAACTGACTCGCCAGCAACTGCCGACCATCGATTTGGTGGTGTGCAATCTTTATCCCTTCGAGAGCGTCAGCAACCGAGCGGGAGTCACTGAAGAGGAAGTCATCGAGAATATCGACATTGGCGGTCCGTGCCTGATCCGAGCGGCAGCCAAGAACTTCGACGGAGTGGCCGTGCTGGTCGAACCGGGCCAATATCAGCAGTTTCTCAAGGTGCTGGCGGAACATGGCGGGCAGACACCACGGGACTACCGGCGGCAACTGGCAGCCCAGGCGTTTGCCCGTATTCGGGAGTATGACGCTGCTATCGCAGCCTGGTTTGGCGCGGGGGAATCGGCCAGCCAGCGATCCGAGGAGGTGAAACAGCAGGAAGCCGGACGACTCACCGTAGAGCCAACTCCCAGCGAAGAAGGGCATTTTCCGGAAACCTTCACCTGGCAAGGCCGGCTGGTCCAGCGCCTGCGTTACGGCGAGAATCCCCACCAACGAGCAGCCTTATACCGCGGGATGAATGGGAGCGGTGCGACGGTCGCCGAAGCGGAACAACTGCACGGCAAAGAGTTGAGCTACAACAACTGGCTGGACGTGGATGCGGCCTGGGGGGCGGTGCAAGAGTTCGCCGAGCCGGCATGCGTGATTGTCAAGCACAACAATCCCTGTGGGGCAGCCGTGGCGGCGAGGCTGGAGCTGGCTTTCCGGCGGGCCTGGGCTGGGGATGCCTTGTCAGCCTTCGGCGGGATCATCGCTTGCAATCGCACGGTGGATGTCGCCACAGCTTCCGCCATCACCGAACCATCGGCCCGGCGCTTCGTGGAATGCCTCATCGCCCCGGACTACGATGCTGACGCCCTGGAGATGCTCCGCCGCTGGAAAGAGCACATCCGTCTGCTCCGTCTGCGAGCCAGCCGGCCACGAGCGGAGCGTGCGTCCGGTTCAATAGCGGCGCAAGCTCTGGCGCTGCGCAGCATCGACGGCGGCCTGCTCGTGCAAACCGTAGATGACATTCAGGAAGAAAGCGATTCCTGGCGGGTGGTGACCCGACGCCCTCCGACAGAAGCGGAGCGTGCCGCCTTGGCTTTCGCCTGGCGCGTGTGCAAGCACGTCAAGTCCAATGCCATCGTGCTGGCACGGGACGGAGAAGGCGGCGGATGGGAAGTGGTCGGCGTCGGTGCGGGGCAGATGAGCCGAGTCGATGCGGTGCACATAGCGGTGCGCAAGGCGGGGGAGCGGGCGGCGGGAGCTGTGCTGGCCTCGGATGCCTTTTTCCCCTTTGCCGACAACGTGGAAGCCGCCGCTGCGGCGGGAGTGACAGCCATTGTGCAACCGGGCGGTTCACTGCGCGATGCTGACAGTATCGCCGCGGCAGACCGTCACGGCCTGGCTATGCTCCTGACGGGCGTCCGCCACTTCCGCCACTGAAAATCCTATACCGATATTCAGAAGTCACGCCGCTGTTGGCTTCCGACTGTCCCCCTAGTTCAAGGTCGAGTCCTCCGGTATGATGACGCCTCTCTCCGATGCTCCCGCTGCCCCTGCCGCTAGCCCCGATGAGCGGGAACCGTTGCATCATCTCTTAGGCTTGGAAGGGCTAAGTGCCGCGACACTGCTCCGCCTGCTCGACCGCGCTGAGGAGTATGTCGGCGTCGGGGTCGGCGAAGTCCCCAAGCGGACGGAATTGCAAGGGCGCGTCGTGGTCAATCTGTTTTACGAACCTTCGACCCGCACGCGGATGAGTTTCGCTTTAGCAGCCCGTCGCTTGGGTGCGGATGTGCTGGACTTTTCGCCCGCCGGTTCCAGCACAGTCAAAGGGGAAAGCTTCATCGATACGGCCAAGAACATCGAGGCGATGGGGGTGGATGTGATGGTGGTCCGGCACGCTTCGCCCGGTGCGCCGCACATCCTGAGCCGCCATCTGCTGCCGCACGTCCATGTGATCAACGCCGGAGATGGTGCCCACGAACATCCCACGCAAGCGCTGCTGGACCTGTTCACCATCCGCAAGCGCTTGGGGCGGATCGCCGGCTTGACGGTCGGTCTGGTCGGGGACATTGCGCACAGCCGGGTGGCCCGGAGCAATATCCACGCGCTGAAGACCCTCGGCGCCCACGTCATCGTCTGCGGACCTACCACTCTCATTCCCCGCGAGGTGGCCCACTGGGGCGTGGAAATCACCCACAATCTCGATGCGATCCTACCGCGCTGCGATGTCCTGAATCTGCTCCGCATTCAATTCGAGCGGCAACGGGGCGGATTATTCCCTTCGATCCGTGAATACCGCCTGCTCTTCGGAATGGATGGGCAACGGATGCGCCGCGCCCGGCCGGATGTGCTCCTGCTCGCTCCGGGTCCGATCAATCGCGGCGTAGAGATCACACCGGAAGTCGCCGATGGCCCGAATTCCGCCATCCTCGATCAGGTGAAATATGGCCTGGCCGTGCGCATGGCCGTATTGGCGGAAGTCTGCGGTTCTCCGCGCGCATCCCGCCCCTTCCCGCCTGGCTAATCGGCAAGGTTGCGAACCGGTTTCCGGGGGTCCGCCGAGTATTCCGCTGTGATCTGTTGCACGTACGAGGCGGTCACGAGGCTGACCGACCTCGTGACACGTGCCGGAGGCGTTCCCACACCCACCGGCCAGCTTGGTCCAGCCGGCTGAGCACGGAGCGGACTAGCCCACGCAGAGCTTGAGCGGGAGACGGCTGGCTCAAGCGGGCGATGATCTGCTCCCGCTGAGCACACTCCGCAGACAGACGATGGATCAACTCTAGCCGTTCCTGGCAAGCCGCTTGCAGTAGAGCATTCTGTTGCTGCAAGGTCTGGGGATCGTCGCAGAGGTATCGTTCCAAACGCTGGGCAGGGACCAAGCGCTGATGGATTTCCTGGGGAATGAAGAGGCAATCCGTGTACGCCAGCAGCCCTTGGGGTGTGGAGTGGGTGTTGTACAATCCGGCCAAGCGATAGCCGTGCTCGCGCAAAAAAAGCCAGAGGTCGCAGGGATCGTCCTGCTGCTGGTACATGGGCAGGAACGTGGCTTCGACGAAAAGCCAGGGACGGTCCTGTTGCAAAATCTGCTCCGCACCGCGCAGGATGCGGAGATCGTGGCCTTGAGCATCGACTTTGAGCAGAGCCACAGGGCGGCAATCCCGGCGGCGGAATTGGTCCAGCTTGTCCACCGCGACACGAATGGTTTCCAACACAGCACCATCCGCCGGAGGCAGCAGGCTGTTGTTGACCGGCCGTTCGGTGAGATAGTAACTGGCCCAACCTGTCTGATCGCTCAGCGCCAGGTTATGCACTTGGACCCGCGGTTCCTCGGCGAAGCGGCGCTCAAGATAGCGGAATGTGGGGGGGGTGGGTTCAAAGGCCGCGACAAAAAGATGCGGGAAATGGCGCAGCAGCAGAGCGGTGAAGTCTCCCTGATAAGCCCCGACGTCGTAGCAAATCCAGCCGCTGCGGTGTTGCAGCCAGGGGGCACAAAGGGCCAGCCAGCGGGGCGTTTCCTCGCCGTGCGCTGCGGACTGAGCCTTTAGCTCCAGCTTTTGCCGCACGGCCCATGCGACCGCTTCCTCTCGGAAAAAGACCAGGTTCCCCCACGCATCGGCCGGCAGCCCCTCCAGAGAGGACCACTGCACCCGCACAGAGGCTCCCTGATGAATAATAGCAGCGTAATGATGGTAACCCCGCTGTTGCAACAGCCGCACTATCTCCTCGACTGGTGAGGGACATCGCCCGCCATACAGCCCCTCGCACCAGAACTCCACAGTGATCACCGCCGCCTGGAGCGTTTCCGCACCGCGCAGCACAGCCAGATCGTGCCCCTCGGTGTCGATCTTGAGCAAGCCGACTTCGCGAGGCAATTCGCCGCGAGCGACCAAGGCATCGAGGGTGACAGCCGACACTGTTACGGAGGGACCTGGGCGGAACTCTTCGGTATGGCCGAGCTGCTCCAGACTGTGATGATAGTCATGCAGTCGTCCGTCCGGGTGCAAAGCCAGGTGGAGCACCTTTGGACCGCAGGAATCGCTGACAGCCTCGCCCCGTACTTGCAGGCGGGGATGAGTGCCGAAACGCCGCTGGATTTCTGCCCGGTTCTCTTCCACTGGCTCGAAGGCGAACACTTGCCAGCCGGCTTCGAGGAAGGGAGCTAGCGTTACTCCGTGATGGGCGCCAACGTCGATCATGACCGGCGGCTGGACCACCTGGCGCAACCCGGCAAACAAGGCCAACTCTTGCGCTTGCAACTGCGCGACCTGTTCTGCCATCCTCGTCTTTCCTCCACCCGACCGCCGCGATCCGATTGGGAACCGGGCGAATGGACCGAGTAATACGCCCTTTTAGCTGCCTGGCCCGAGGAATGCAATCGCAATCGCCCTGGCCCCATGCCTACCTGCCAGGGAGCCGGCAGGAACCTGAGAATTGTCATCGCGGCACCGCCGCTCCTCCCGCTGGCAGGACACACAGCCGGATGAAAACTCCACACCACGGATGGCTAGAACTCCTCCGAATAGTCAGATCGGTCGATGGGCAAGCACACCGCTCCCGAAACCTGTTCCAAATCGACTTGAGACTTTCTCATCATTCCCCCCTCCGTCCATGCTCCCGGAAGCAGCATGGGATGGGAATGCAGGAGGATGCCAGCCGGCGCGGTCGTGCAACGTGTAGCACTTACAAGGGCGAGGATGCAGCCAAATGTACCGGGAATCGCGGTTGCCGCTCCATGCCAGACGGGGGATGTGGCGATGGATGAATTGAACGATAGACGAAGCAGAGCTGGTTTTGCCCTCCCTGTGCCTGTATCGGCGGAACGATGCGAACTCTACGTCGCAAAATCCGCTCCGGCAGGATCAGCTCGGCCCTATGGCTTATTCCTTCGCCAAACAAGGAGGTTGGTCGTGAAAGCACCCGCCCTATGGTCCCTGGCGGCGACGGTGGCGCTGAGTGGTTCGCTGCTGGCTCAGACATCCGCCCCCCGTGCCTCCGGAACGAATAAGACGGTTTCCGCTCCATCATCCCCTGCGACGGCTGGTACCCCGGCGTCGGCTCCGCAGAATCCTAATCAGGCACTGGCCGATGCCGTCGCCCGGCGCTTGCAGCAGCATCCGGCGATCCGGCAAGCGAACATCGCCGTGATTGCCCAGGATGGCACCGTGACCCTGAGCGGCACGGTGAGCGATCCGCAAACCAAAGCCCAACTCTTGGCAGAGGTGCGTCAGGTGGCAGGGGTCCATGTGGTCCGCGATGGTTTGCAGGTGGCGGCTGACATCAAGCCGGCACAAAACACTCAGCCCCCTGCTGCACCCCCAGCGCCTGCTCCGCTGGTGGAACCCGCTCCGCTGGGCATGCCAGGGCATCTTAGCCCTGAACTGCACGCCCCCCCGCTGCCCCCCTTCGCTTGGCCCACTTATGCGCCGTATCCTAACTTCAGCCGGGTCGCTTACCCCACGGCGTACCCCTACAACGCCTTCCCCTTCATCGGTCCGTTCTATCCCTTCCCCAAAGTGCCTCTCGGCTGGCGGAAGGTCACTCTGGAGTGGGAAGACGGCCACTGGTACTACGGACGCAACTCGACACCCCATGACTACTGGCGTGTCCGCTTCTGGTGATCCATACCGCTCCTGATCTCCGGTGATCTGATCCCTGGCGATCCCGATCTCTGGTGATCGAATTCCTGGTGGAGCCAAACGGCTGGGACGTGTTTTCCTCCCCTCGACCTGTAGCAGGTGAGGCAATCTCAGCTCAGCCGTTTCCTCCGCCAGACCTCCGTCCTCCTCCCTGGGCAGCCCCGCTGGCTCGACGCCACGGGGTTGCTTTATGCGCCGCGCATGAGCCGAAGCGAATGTCCAGATCATCACGTGCGGAGAGGGTTCGAAACCGCTTCTCCCCAGTGACAGAGCCGAAAACTGCTTCCCCGGTGACAGACCCGAAACAACCGAACTTGCCGGACAACTCCGGTGTCTGAAACAATAGAAAGCACTATGGACATCGAGACCCTGCTAGCTCCGAATGGTTTGCTCGCCCGGCAAGTGAAGGGCTTTGAGGTTCGCCCGCAGCAACTTGCGATGGCCCAGGCGGTGGATGCCGCGATCCGGAAGGGCCGCAAACTTCTCGTGGAAGCCGGAACCGGCGTTGGCAAATCGCTGGCCTACCTTCTGCCCACACTGCTAGCCTGGCAACGGCAGCCGGAGAAAATCCGTATCGTCATCTCGACCCATACTATCAGCTTGCAGGAACAACTTGTCTATCGGGATATTCCCCTGGTGCGGGACATCTGGCCTGGCTCCCGTAAGTTTCAAGCGGTGCTGGTCAAGGGGCGGAATAACTATTTGAGCCGCCGGCGCCTGAATCTGGCC is a window encoding:
- a CDS encoding DUF2752 domain-containing protein: MIAIVVDPPASPPAQRPGPSRALPLRSRPAHLPARTTWTVRAALLLIALILIAVFAVAAWLNPYNPDGTPRRLATHRQLGLPPCNFVMMTGKPCPSCGMTTSFALFIRGDLRASLQANWVGTLLAAAAVVALPWSLLSALRGRLLGIRPGYGDYLLTLAVTLLLILMLGRWFGLLLMTKSDPTDQAEDQQATALLRPEAPTLSRPTYALASPFAESIGKSGGNGLHRGITDEPDISLAPPLRVDHLAGNHRSRL
- the tilS gene encoding tRNA lysidine(34) synthetase TilS, yielding MTAEQLLEEVVGRFLASYSGPGVVGVSGGADSVALLRALVAAGRSVTAAHVHHGLRGAEADADEEFVRGLCQRLGVRYEGRRVEVSAWGRNVEAAGRRARYAFFAEVAQRTGAQWVAVAHTADDQAETILHRLIRGTGLSGLRGMAAERALALPGGGTVPLVRPLLTVRRQQVREYLRHLGQEYREDSSNRNLAYTRNRIRHEVMPLLESFNPRVVEALCRLGEQAAEADEVLARLSQDLLTHAERPRAGDKVVLDAEVLQSAPPLIQRGALRSLWQREGWPLEDMDYTAWHKVTELCNRSEGAWDFPAGVHLRRHGRVVLLWRES
- the purH gene encoding bifunctional phosphoribosylaminoimidazolecarboxamide formyltransferase/IMP cyclohydrolase; translated protein: MFRAIRRALLSVTDKTGLVELARELQQNYGVELWGSGGTRRHLEGAGIAIRDLASLTGFPEILDGRVKTLHPAIYAGLLARRDKPEHLAELTRQQLPTIDLVVCNLYPFESVSNRAGVTEEEVIENIDIGGPCLIRAAAKNFDGVAVLVEPGQYQQFLKVLAEHGGQTPRDYRRQLAAQAFARIREYDAAIAAWFGAGESASQRSEEVKQQEAGRLTVEPTPSEEGHFPETFTWQGRLVQRLRYGENPHQRAALYRGMNGSGATVAEAEQLHGKELSYNNWLDVDAAWGAVQEFAEPACVIVKHNNPCGAAVAARLELAFRRAWAGDALSAFGGIIACNRTVDVATASAITEPSARRFVECLIAPDYDADALEMLRRWKEHIRLLRLRASRPRAERASGSIAAQALALRSIDGGLLVQTVDDIQEESDSWRVVTRRPPTEAERAALAFAWRVCKHVKSNAIVLARDGEGGGWEVVGVGAGQMSRVDAVHIAVRKAGERAAGAVLASDAFFPFADNVEAAAAAGVTAIVQPGGSLRDADSIAAADRHGLAMLLTGVRHFRH
- a CDS encoding aspartate carbamoyltransferase catalytic subunit translates to MTPLSDAPAAPAASPDEREPLHHLLGLEGLSAATLLRLLDRAEEYVGVGVGEVPKRTELQGRVVVNLFYEPSTRTRMSFALAARRLGADVLDFSPAGSSTVKGESFIDTAKNIEAMGVDVMVVRHASPGAPHILSRHLLPHVHVINAGDGAHEHPTQALLDLFTIRKRLGRIAGLTVGLVGDIAHSRVARSNIHALKTLGAHVIVCGPTTLIPREVAHWGVEITHNLDAILPRCDVLNLLRIQFERQRGGLFPSIREYRLLFGMDGQRMRRARPDVLLLAPGPINRGVEITPEVADGPNSAILDQVKYGLAVRMAVLAEVCGSPRASRPFPPG
- a CDS encoding FkbM family methyltransferase encodes the protein MAEQVAQLQAQELALFAGLRQVVQPPVMIDVGAHHGVTLAPFLEAGWQVFAFEPVEENRAEIQRRFGTHPRLQVRGEAVSDSCGPKVLHLALHPDGRLHDYHHSLEQLGHTEEFRPGPSVTVSAVTLDALVARGELPREVGLLKIDTEGHDLAVLRGAETLQAAVITVEFWCEGLYGGRCPSPVEEIVRLLQQRGYHHYAAIIHQGASVRVQWSSLEGLPADAWGNLVFFREEAVAWAVRQKLELKAQSAAHGEETPRWLALCAPWLQHRSGWICYDVGAYQGDFTALLLRHFPHLFVAAFEPTPPTFRYLERRFAEEPRVQVHNLALSDQTGWASYYLTERPVNNSLLPPADGAVLETIRVAVDKLDQFRRRDCRPVALLKVDAQGHDLRILRGAEQILQQDRPWLFVEATFLPMYQQQDDPCDLWLFLREHGYRLAGLYNTHSTPQGLLAYTDCLFIPQEIHQRLVPAQRLERYLCDDPQTLQQQNALLQAACQERLELIHRLSAECAQREQIIARLSQPSPAQALRGLVRSVLSRLDQAGRWVWERLRHVSRGRSAS
- a CDS encoding BON domain-containing protein, producing MKAPALWSLAATVALSGSLLAQTSAPRASGTNKTVSAPSSPATAGTPASAPQNPNQALADAVARRLQQHPAIRQANIAVIAQDGTVTLSGTVSDPQTKAQLLAEVRQVAGVHVVRDGLQVAADIKPAQNTQPPAAPPAPAPLVEPAPLGMPGHLSPELHAPPLPPFAWPTYAPYPNFSRVAYPTAYPYNAFPFIGPFYPFPKVPLGWRKVTLEWEDGHWYYGRNSTPHDYWRVRFW